A region of uncultured Draconibacterium sp. DNA encodes the following proteins:
- a CDS encoding VOC family protein encodes MKVEHLAIWTYNLEGMRSFYMHYFDASSGDVYHNHSREYRSYFLSFNGDCRIELMEMPGIPKSKDNPLKQFTGLIHFAIKVGSRDKVNELTDTLRKDGYKIISEPRSTGDGYYESVFLDPDGNRVEMMA; translated from the coding sequence ATGAAAGTAGAACATCTTGCTATCTGGACCTATAACCTCGAAGGAATGCGCAGTTTTTACATGCATTATTTTGATGCTTCGTCGGGCGATGTGTACCACAACCACAGCCGCGAATATCGCTCTTATTTTCTATCGTTTAACGGGGATTGCCGCATTGAGCTAATGGAAATGCCGGGGATTCCAAAATCAAAAGACAATCCGCTAAAACAGTTTACCGGATTGATTCATTTTGCCATAAAAGTTGGATCGAGAGACAAAGTAAATGAACTGACAGATACACTGCGGAAAGATGGATATAAAATAATTAGCGAACCACGATCGACCGGAGACGGCTATTACGAGAGTGTTTTTTTGGATCCGGATGGAAATCGCGTAGAGATGATGGCGTAA
- a CDS encoding HD domain-containing protein produces the protein MGSNIPQKELVSATEHFIKQHFASDSSGHDWWHIHRVRNMAVHLSEKEGGNFFLIEMAALLHDLDDWKLGNGENTSKTKSWLTNIEIDKNDAERIEQIIEQVSFKGAGVETKADNLEAQIVQDADRLDAIGAIGIARTFAYGGNKGRLLHHPDIEPQLHNSFEDYKKTTAPTINHFYEKLLLLKDRMNTKAAQEIAEERHRFMENFLTQFFSEWDCKK, from the coding sequence ATGGGGTCCAATATTCCACAAAAAGAGCTCGTTTCAGCTACGGAACACTTTATAAAACAACACTTTGCAAGCGATAGTTCGGGGCATGACTGGTGGCACATTCACCGGGTAAGAAATATGGCTGTTCATCTGTCCGAAAAAGAAGGTGGTAATTTTTTCCTGATTGAAATGGCGGCTTTGTTGCACGACCTCGACGACTGGAAACTCGGCAACGGAGAAAACACTTCAAAAACAAAAAGCTGGCTAACCAATATTGAAATTGACAAAAATGATGCTGAAAGAATTGAGCAGATAATTGAACAAGTATCGTTTAAGGGAGCCGGTGTTGAAACAAAAGCCGACAACCTTGAAGCACAAATCGTTCAGGATGCCGACCGGCTGGATGCCATTGGCGCCATAGGAATTGCGCGAACCTTTGCCTACGGTGGGAACAAAGGGCGTTTACTTCATCATCCGGACATCGAACCACAGCTTCATAATAGTTTTGAGGATTACAAAAAAACAACGGCTCCAACCATCAATCACTTCTACGAAAAATTACTGTTGCTAAAAGATCGTATGAATACAAAAGCCGCGCAGGAAATTGCTGAAGAACGCCATCGTTTTATGGAAAATTTCCTCACTCAGTTCTTTTCTGAATGGGATTGCAAAAAATAA